The genomic segment GTCCCGAACTTCAGCCGCCCGCTCGCCAGCGCGAGCAGTCCGAACCGGCGCTGCGCCCACCATGTGACACCCGCGGTGGCCTGGCCGGCAACCAGGCCGTACGGCGTGCCGTCGCCGTCACCACCCAGCAACAACCACGGTCCGACGAGCGCCTGCCATTCGACCCGCGCCGGGCGACTACGCACGCCGACATCGAGATCCAGGGCCACGGCATTCAGCCCGTAGAAGCCGGCGTCATGCACGAGCGACACCCGGCCGCCCACCACCCCTCGCCGCCCCGTCGGCTTGTGCAGCCCGACGGACGGCACGACCGGCGTGCCGGCCAGTCGGTCGATGCGCAACGGACCGACGGCAACGCTGTATCGCATGCCCTCCTGTGCGCCGGCCCGTGACGCCGCGCCAACCGCTGCCACGCCGAGGGCAAGGATGCACAGGACTCTCATGGACGGTATCCGGGCACGGAATGTGGACGCAGGTCGCGACGGTATACTTCAGGTTGCCGCGATGGACTGAGCCTGAACCTGCCCCACCGCACCGGCGCGGGCAACCAAGTTGCCCGTTGCCGAATCCAATTGGTCCGGCCAGCGTATAGGCCTGAAACATCCGTCAGGCCGCGCGCACGCCTCGTCCACCAGCCCAGTCACCCGAGCCCCAGAGCATGACAACACGCCGGGATTTCCTCGCGTCCAGCGCGCTTGCCGCCGGCGCCGTGGCCGTCGCATCGACGATACCGTCGGAGGCCGAAGCGGCCATCCGCCGGTTCGCGCCGCGCGCCATGCCGCATGTGCAGCCGCCCATGGATGCCCCCACGAAGGACCTGCTCATGGCCGCGCTGAACTCGGCGAAGATGGCCGGCGCGTCGTACGCCGACGCCCGCGTCGGACGCACCCGGCGCAACTTCGTCATCACGCGCGAGCAACAGATCATCGAGATCGTGGACACCGACACCATGGGCTGCGGCGTGCGCGCCCTGGTCGACGGCTGCTGGGGCTTCGCCGCCACGCGCACCCTCACCGCCGACGGTGTCGCGGCGGCCGGACGTGAGGCCGCCGCCATCGCCCGGGCCAACCGCGTCGCACGTGACCGCGCCGTCGAACTCGCCCCCGCGCCATCACTCGGCGAGCGCACCTGGTCCAACGGCTTCACCGTCGACCCGTGGAGCATCCCGGTGGAGCAGAAGGCCGACCTCCTGCTGCGTGCGAACGCCGAGGCGATGAAGGTGGCGGGGGTGAAGTACGTGGCGAGCCAGATGTTCTTCGTGAAGGAGGAGAAGAACTACGCCAACACCGAGGGCACCATCACCACCCAGACGGTGGTGCGGAGCTGGGCCCCGATGAGCATCACGGCGGTCTCACCCGACTTCAGCGACTTCCAGAGCCGCAGCAACACCGTGCAGCCGGCCGGCCGCGGGTACGAGCACATCACCGAGGCCGACATCGTCGGCAACGCGCAGAAGTGGGGCGAGGAGGCGGCGCAGAAGCTGAAGGCGAAGCCCGTCGAACCCGGCCGCTACGACCTCGTGCTGCACCCGTCGCACCTCTGGCTCACCATCCACGAGTCGGTCGGCCATCCCACCGAGCTCGATCGCGCCTACGGCTACGAGGCCAACTACGCCGGCACCAGCTTCGTCAGCCCGCCCGAGAAGATCCTGGGGGCGCTCAAGTACGGCCCGCCGATCCTGAACGTGCAGGGCGACCGCTCGCAGCCCGGCGGCTGTGCCACCATCGGCTACGATGACGAGGGCGTGGCACCGGACGACTTCCTGATCATCAGGAACGGGATGGTCAACGACTACCAGACCACGCGCGAGCAGGCGAGCTGGCTCAAGTGGTGGTACGACAAGCAGGGCCGCCCCACCCGCAGCCACGGCTGCTCGTACGGCGACAACTGGAGCAGCGTGCAGTTCCAGCGAATGCCAAACGTGTCGGTCCTGCCGGGCGAGAAGGAGCAGTCGTACGAGGACATCATCGCCGCCACCGACCGCGGCATCGCGATCGTGGGCGACGGCAGCTTCTCCATCGACCAGCAGCGCTACAACGCGCAGTTCGGCGGCCAGCTCTTCTACGAGATCAAGGGTGGCAAGGTCACCGGGATGCTCAAGGACGTGGCCTACCAGATGCGCACGCCGGAGTTCTGGAACGCGCTCGACATGCTCGGCGGCCGGAAGAGCTACATGCTCGGCGCCAGCTTCTTCGACGGCAAGGGGCAGCCCGGGCAGTCGAACGCCGTCAGTCACGGGTGCCCGCCAACGCGCCACCGGCAGATCAACGTCATCAACACGGGACGCAAGGCATGACATCGCGATTCGACCCCCGCGCGCCGAAGCGCCTGCTGGACGCCGCCGAGGAACTCGTCTCGCGCGACGAGGCGCAGCGCATCATCGAGAGCGCCATCAAGCTGTCGAAGGCCGAGGCCATCGAGGTGAACCTCGGCGGCGGGCGACAGCGCAACGTGCGCTTCGCCGCCAACCAGATGTCCACCGCCGGCATGGTCACCGACCTGTCGATGGTGGTCTCGTCGAGCTTCGGGCCCAAGCACGCCATCACCACCACCAACGACCTCTCGCCCGAGGGCATCGAGCGCGCCGTCCGCCAGTCGGAGGCGATCGCACGGCTGGCGCCCGACGACCCGGAGGCGATGCCGCGCCTGGGGCCGCAGAGCATCACGCCGCTTCCGGGGGCCTGGGACGAGGAGACCTTCGCCCTCGATGCCTCGGCTGGTGCCCGCGCGGCGCTCAGTGCGCTCGGCCCAGCTCGCGCCCGCGGCAACCTGCAGGCCGCCGGCTTCCTGCAGGTGGACGCGAACATCAACTCCCTCGGCAACAACGCCGGGATGTTCCAGTATCACCGCGGCACCAAGTCCAACTACACCCTCACGGTCCGCACCGCCGATGGCACCGGCTCCGGCTGGGCCGGCACCGAGGAGCCGAAGTTCAGCGCCATCGACTTCGGGAAGATCAGTGCACGCGCCATCGAGAAGGCGGAGATGTCGCGCAATCCCGTGGCCGTGGAACCGGGCCGCTACACCGTGATCCTCGAGCCGCAGGCCGTCGGTGACCTGATCTCGCTGGTCGCCTTCTACGCCGACGCGCGCGCGGCGGACGAGGGCCGCTCGCCGTTCGTGAAGCAGGGCGGCGGCAACAAGCTCGGGGAGAAGATCGCCGACGAGCGGGTGTCGCTGTACAGCGATCCGTACGACCCGAAGATCCTCTGCGATCCCTTCGATGGTGAGGGCTTCCCGCTCACGCGCCGCAACTGGATCGACGCCGGCGTGCTGAAGGAGCTGCAGTACGGCCGCTTCTGGGCGAAGAAGCAGGGGAAGCAGCCCACCGGTGGCGCGAACAACATCGTGATGTCGGGTGGCACCACCACGCGCGAGCAGATGATCGCGGGCACGCAGCGCGGCATACTCGTCTCACGCCTCTGGTACCTGCGCGAGGTGGACCCGCGCACGCTGCTCTACACCGGGCTCACGCGCGACGGCACGTTCCTGATCGAGAACGGGAAGGTCACGCGACCGATCAAGAACATGCGCTTCAACGACAGCCCGCTGTTCCTGCTCAACAACATCGAGGCGCTCGGCCCGCAGGAGCGTGTGGCCGGCATCGAGGCCGGCGTGCCATGCGTGATGCCGCTGCTCAAGGCCCGCGACTTCAACTTCACATCGCTGTCGGACGCGGTCTGATCACTCGGGCACCAGAGTCGCCCGGGGAAACGTCAACACCCGTCAGCGCTGCCAGCAGAGCACGAACGGCCGCCCCGAGCACCGGGGCGGCCGTTCAGCGTTCAGCACACTGGGGCGGCAGGACTCGAACCTGCAACTTTCCGGTTAACAGCCGGACGGTCTGCCATTGACCTACACCCCATCACCCATCGAACAAACCGCATTCGGCGAGTTCGCGCAACCTGCAGTGTCGGCCTCGCTGCTTCCAGACGTGAGTCCGCACCAGCCGGTGCCGGGAGTCACTTGGCCGTGACGCGGGCTGCGGTGCGGCGATTCTTGGCACGGCCCGCTTCCGTCGAGTTGTCAGCGAGCGGAACCGTGTCGCCGTACCCTTCGGCCTCGAGGCGGCCAGCGTCGATGCCTGCCGCGACGATGGCCGCCATCGCCGCCTTGGCCCGGTCGGACGACAACGTGAGGTTCTTCTTGCTGTCGCCGACATTGTCGGTGTAGCCGCCGATCTTCAGCTTCACCGAAGGGAAGGCCTTCATGATCGCGGCGATGTTCGAGAGCTGGGCCGAGGACGAGGGCTCGAGCACGGCCGACCCGGTCTGGAACAGCAGGCGGTCGAACTCGAACCAGGTCGTCTTGTCCACCGGCTTGGCGGCATCCGTGATGAAGCCCACGAGCTGCGTCTCGATGCCGGATGCCGACACCTGGATCGTCGCGCCGCCGGGCAGTGCCAGCCCGGTGAGGGCTGCGGCACCCGCGGCCGCCGGAGCACCGGTCGGCACTGCTGCCGCCGGCGCCTTGTCGGCACCGGCCGCGTTCAGGTAGCCCGGCGTGCTGCCGATCGAGCCGTTCGCACCGGCCCCGCCGTATGGCACCGCGGTGTCACCCTTGCCCGGGCTGTCGCCGGTCTTTTCGCAGGCCGAAAGCAGGACGGCGGCGGTCAACAGCGAGGCAAGGCGGATGGTGCGCATGCAGGCTCCAGGAATCGTGACGGTCATCGGTGATCGCGCAAACTTAGTCATCCTCCACAATCGCAGTCCAACCGGGGCCGCTACGCCCGTGTGAGCTTCTTGTAGCGCACCCGGTGCGGCTGGTCGGCATCCGCACCCTTCCGGCGCTTCAGGTCCTCGATGTAGGCCTGGTAGTTGCCCTCGAACCAGACGGTCTCCGAGTCA from the Gemmatimonadaceae bacterium genome contains:
- a CDS encoding TldD/PmbA family protein, which encodes MTTRRDFLASSALAAGAVAVASTIPSEAEAAIRRFAPRAMPHVQPPMDAPTKDLLMAALNSAKMAGASYADARVGRTRRNFVITREQQIIEIVDTDTMGCGVRALVDGCWGFAATRTLTADGVAAAGREAAAIARANRVARDRAVELAPAPSLGERTWSNGFTVDPWSIPVEQKADLLLRANAEAMKVAGVKYVASQMFFVKEEKNYANTEGTITTQTVVRSWAPMSITAVSPDFSDFQSRSNTVQPAGRGYEHITEADIVGNAQKWGEEAAQKLKAKPVEPGRYDLVLHPSHLWLTIHESVGHPTELDRAYGYEANYAGTSFVSPPEKILGALKYGPPILNVQGDRSQPGGCATIGYDDEGVAPDDFLIIRNGMVNDYQTTREQASWLKWWYDKQGRPTRSHGCSYGDNWSSVQFQRMPNVSVLPGEKEQSYEDIIAATDRGIAIVGDGSFSIDQQRYNAQFGGQLFYEIKGGKVTGMLKDVAYQMRTPEFWNALDMLGGRKSYMLGASFFDGKGQPGQSNAVSHGCPPTRHRQINVINTGRKA
- a CDS encoding TldD/PmbA family protein, with amino-acid sequence MTSRFDPRAPKRLLDAAEELVSRDEAQRIIESAIKLSKAEAIEVNLGGGRQRNVRFAANQMSTAGMVTDLSMVVSSSFGPKHAITTTNDLSPEGIERAVRQSEAIARLAPDDPEAMPRLGPQSITPLPGAWDEETFALDASAGARAALSALGPARARGNLQAAGFLQVDANINSLGNNAGMFQYHRGTKSNYTLTVRTADGTGSGWAGTEEPKFSAIDFGKISARAIEKAEMSRNPVAVEPGRYTVILEPQAVGDLISLVAFYADARAADEGRSPFVKQGGGNKLGEKIADERVSLYSDPYDPKILCDPFDGEGFPLTRRNWIDAGVLKELQYGRFWAKKQGKQPTGGANNIVMSGGTTTREQMIAGTQRGILVSRLWYLREVDPRTLLYTGLTRDGTFLIENGKVTRPIKNMRFNDSPLFLLNNIEALGPQERVAGIEAGVPCVMPLLKARDFNFTSLSDAV
- a CDS encoding OmpA family protein produces the protein MRTIRLASLLTAAVLLSACEKTGDSPGKGDTAVPYGGAGANGSIGSTPGYLNAAGADKAPAAAVPTGAPAAAGAAALTGLALPGGATIQVSASGIETQLVGFITDAAKPVDKTTWFEFDRLLFQTGSAVLEPSSSAQLSNIAAIMKAFPSVKLKIGGYTDNVGDSKKNLTLSSDRAKAAMAAIVAAGIDAGRLEAEGYGDTVPLADNSTEAGRAKNRRTAARVTAK